The following coding sequences are from one Nilaparvata lugens isolate BPH chromosome 4, ASM1435652v1, whole genome shotgun sequence window:
- the LOC120350862 gene encoding uncharacterized protein LOC120350862: MHTLRLATLLAVGTAADSYLDALAQSQGSLPPGVVYAPGSDSFTSPSAASGPGSAYLPISAQLSPAHAQFSLKNYDVSSLIPIGLTIATVLKVILKFLIFKMIVKFIAVICLLLFLPKLEEKPITTTSTTTPAAEEGRHLIIEAITREPKVCRDGDLSCYMWQTLSSVSLESTRQSSKSTLPSTPKQRGNKSTHGE, translated from the exons ATGCACACACTCCGCCTCGCCACCCTATTGGCTGTCGGCACAGCAGCTGACTCCTACCTGGACGCCCTCGCCCAATCACAGGGCTCGCTTCCACCGGGCGTCGTTTACGCTCCCGGCAGCGATTCCTTCACATCTCCTTCAGCGGCTAGTGGACCCGGCAGCGCCTATCTGCCAATCAGCGCTCAGCTAAGTCCCGCTCATGCGCAGTTCAGCCTCAAGAACTATGACGTCAGCTCCCTGATTCCCATTGGACTGACGATTGCCACCGTTCTCAAGGTCATTCTCAAGTTTCTCATCTTCAAGATGATTGTCAAGTTCATTGCGGTCATCTGTTTGCTGCTGTTTCTGCCCAAGTTGGAGGAGAAACCAATCACTACCACCAGTACTACTACACCTG CTGCTGAAGAAGGAAGACATTTGATAATCGAAGCCATCACCCGTGAACCAAAGGTCTGCCGTGACGGTGACTTATCATGCTATATGTGGCAAACATTATCAAG TGTTTCGTTGGAGTCGACCCGTCAATCATCAAAATCCACATTACCATCAACACCTAAACAGAGAGGAAACAAATCAACGCATGGAGAGTGA
- the LOC120350863 gene encoding uncharacterized protein LOC120350863 encodes MAFSTRTITALLLVSLLAAVTAFPRADPPPAGGDSGSSGSSGSSSSSGSSGGSGGECSQKKVCTGSLAKIDINARIGTGICLLDSLTKKLLFFKNRCASKVAQCSNKSTKYTEVDSNKCGA; translated from the exons ATGGCCTTCTCTACCAGAACTATCA CCGCTCTCCTCCTAGTCTCTCTGCTAGCAGCAGTGACCGCCTTCCCACGCGCTGACCCGCCACCAGCCGGAGGGGACTCAGGATCATCCGGATCCTCAGGATCATCCTCCTCATCAGGATCCTCAGGAGGATCAGGAGGCGAGTGCAGCCAGAAGAAGGTGTGCACAGGCTCGCTGGCCAAGATCGACATCAATGCCAGGATTGGCACTGGAATCTGTCTGCTCGACTCGCTCACCAAGAAGCTGCTCTTCTTCAAGAACCGCTGCGCCAGCAAAGTGGCTCAGTGCAGCAACAAGTCCACCA AATACACTGAAGTCGACAGCAACAAGTGTGGAGCATAA